One window of Epinephelus fuscoguttatus linkage group LG9, E.fuscoguttatus.final_Chr_v1 genomic DNA carries:
- the LOC125894786 gene encoding NLR family CARD domain-containing protein 3-like isoform X19: protein MDPYEEPEEGVPSAETILCGKLDSQTKAQGNHLRPPEPEPSLVSYKSDWSRDYILDFKQRNHLRHEPPEPEPEPEPEPEPSLVSCKSDWSRDYILDFKQRNHLRQEPPEPEPSLVSCKSDRSREIIHNFKPRMDEESFEVPSGQSAQQHQTSLDSVFTLLEENIVTYVKNELKMFQKVLSTDYSKRLESEREDEVLDGRSSREAFLKITLNFLRNMKQEKLADCLQSRSRSGICQRNLKSNLQKKFRCVFEGIAKAGNPTLLNQIYTELYITEGGTAEVNVEHEIRQIETASKKPVRPETTIRQQDIFKASPGRDEPIRTVMTKGVAGIGKTVLTQKFTLDWAEDKANQDIQFTFPFTFRELNVLKEKKYSLVELVHHFFTETKEAGICRFEEFQVVFILDGLDECRFPLDFSNTKILTDVTESTSVDVLLVNLIRGKLLPSARLWITTRPAAANQIPPDCVDMVTEVRGFTDPHKKEYFRKKFKNEEQASRIISHIETSRSLHIMCHIPVFCWITATVLEDVFKIRKRGELPKTLTEMYIHFLVVQSKLKNIKYDGGSETDPHWSQNSRMMFESLGKLAFEQLQKGNLIFYESDLTECGIDIRAASVYSGVFTQIFKEERGLYQERVFCFIHLSVQEFLAALHVHLTFINSGVNLMAKDLTTSWSKFSKDRRKCLHQSAVDKALQSPNGHLDLFLRFLLGLSLQTNQKHLRDLVTQSGSSLENSQDIIRYIKKKFEENISAEKYINLFHCLNELKDCSLVNEIQQFLESGSLRTDKLSPAQWSALVFILQSSEEDLDVFDLKKYSASEEALLRLLPVVKTSNKALMSGCDLSKKSCEDLSSVLSSQSSNLRHLDLSNNDLQDAGVELLSAGLGSPHCTLETLRLNSCNLLERSCEALSPVLRSQSSSLRELDLSNNDLWDSGVKQLSTGLASRHCTLEILRLSGCLITEKGCDYLATALSSTSSRLIELDLSYNHPGHSGVKKLSAVREDPRWSMKTLRWDPSGVQWLKPGLRKYSCELTLDENTVNKNLRVSNDKRKVSNVLEAEPYLDHPERFDYWPQLLCRDGLTGRCYWEVEWRGVVDVSVTYRGISRRGDKREGLFGGSDQSWSLSCIDGGYFVCHNNKQTSSSSSSSSSSSSSSSSSSSVSGRVAVYVDCPAGTLSFYRVSSDTLIHLHTFNTTFTERLYPGFGFRSDSPHSSVSLNLSHSLK from the exons GAATCATTTGAGACATGAACctcctgaacctgaacctgaacctgaacctgaacc TGAACCCAGCTTAGTGTCCTGTAAGAGTGACTGGTCAAGGGATTACATTCTTGATTTTAAACAAAG gaACCATCTGAGACAAGAACCTCCTGAACCTGAACCCAGCTTAGTGTCCTGTAAGAGTGACCGGTCAAGGGAAATCATTCATAATTTTAAACCAAG AATGGACGAGGAGAGCTTCGAGGTTCCGAGTGGTCAGTCCGCCCAGCAGCACCAAACATCCCTGGACTCTGTATTCACG ctgctggaggagaacaTCGTCACATATGTGAAGAACGAGCTGAAGATGTTCCAGAAAGTTCTGAGTACAGATTACTCAAAACGCttagagagtgagagggaggatGAGGTGCTGGAcgggaggagcagcagagaggcattTCTGAAGATCACACTGAACTTCCTGAGGAACATGAAACAGGAGAAGCTGGCTGACTGTCTGCAGAGCA GAAGTCGTTCTGGAATATGCCAACGCAATCTCAAATCTAACCTGCAGAAGAAGTTccggtgtgtgtttgaggggatCGCTAAAGCAGGAAACCCAACGCTTCTCAATCAGATCTACACAgagctctacatcacagagggagGGACTGCAGAGGTCAATGTGGAACATGAGATCAGACAGATTGAAACAGCATCCAAGAAACCAGTTAGACCTGAAACAACAATCAGGCAACAAGACATCTTTAAAGCCTCACCTGGAAGAGATGAACCAATCAGAACAGTGATGACAAAGGGAGTGGCTGGCATTGGGAAAACAGTCTTAACACAGaagttcactctggactggGCTGAAGACAAAGCCAACCAGGACATACAGTTCACATTTCCATTCACCTTCAGAGAGCTGAAtgtgctgaaagagaaaaagtacAGCTTGGTGGAACTTGTGCATCACTTCTTCACTGAAACCAAAGAAGCAGGAATCTGCAGGTTTGAAGAGTTCCAGGTTGTGTTCATCCTTGACGGTCTGGATGAGTGTCGGTTTCCTCTGGACTTCAGCAACACTAAAATCCTGACTGATGTTACAGAGTCCACCTCAGTGGATGTGCTGCTGGTAAACCtcatcagggggaaactgctTCCCTCTGCTCGCCTCTGGATAACCACacgacctgcagcagccaatcagatccctcctgactgtgttgacatggtgacagaggtcagagggttCACTGACCCACACAAAAAGGAGTACTTCAGGAAGAAATTCAAAAATGAGGAACAGGCCAGCAGAATCATCTCACACATTGAGACATCCAGAAGCCTCCACATCATGTGCCAcatcccagtcttctgctggatcactgctacagttctggaggatgtttttaaaatcagaaagagaggagagctgcccaagaccctgactgaGATGTACATCCACTTCCTGGTGGTTCAGTCCAAACTGAAGAACATCAAGTATGATGGAGGATCTGAGACAGATCCACACTGGAGTCAAAACAGCAGGATGATGTTTGAGTCTCTGGGAAAATTGGCTTTTGAGCAGCTGCAGAAAGGCAACCTGATCTTCTATGAATCAGACCTGACAGAGTGTGGCATCGATATCAGAGCAGCCTCGGTGTACTCAGgagtgttcacacagatctttaaagaggagagaggactgtaccagGAAAGGGTGTTCTGCTTCATCCATCTGAGCgttcaggagtttctggctgCTCTTCATGTCCATCTGACCTTCATCAACTCTGGAGTCAATCTGATGGCCAAAGATCTAACAACCTCATGGTCGAAATTCAGTAAAGATAGAAGGAAGTGTCTCCACCAGAGTGCTGTGGACAAGGCCTTACAGAGTCCAAATGGACACCTCGACTTGTTCCTTCGCTTCCTCCTGGGTCTTTCACTGCAGACCAATCAGAAGCACCTACGAGACCTTGTGACACAGTCAGGAAGTAGCTTGGAGAACAGTCAGGATATAATCCGGTACATCAAGAAGAAGTTCGAGGAAAATATCTCTGCAGAGAAATACATCAATCTGTTCCACTGTCTGAATGAACTGAAGGattgttctctggtgaatgagATCCAGCAGTTCCTGGAATCAGGAAGTCTCCGCACAGATAAACTGTCTCCTGCTCAGTGGTCAGCTCTGGTCTTCATCTTACAGTCATCAGAAGAAGATCTGGACGTGTTTGACCTGAAGAAATACTCAGCTTCAGAGGAAGCTcttctgaggctgctgccagTTGTGAAAACCTCCAACAAAGCTCT AATGAGTGGCTGTGACCTCTCAAAGAAAAGCTGTGAAGATCTGTCCTCAGTCCTCAGCTCTCAGTCCTCTAATCTGAGACACCTGGACCTGAGTAACAACGACCTGCAGGATGCAGGAGTGGAGCTGCTATCTGCTGGACTGGGGAGTCCACACTGTACACTTGAAACTCTCAG GCTGAATAGCTGTAACCTCTTGGAGAGAAGCTGTGAAGCTCTGTCCCCAGTTCTCCGCTCTCAGTCCTCCAGTCTGAGAGAGTTGGACCTGAGTAACAACGACCTGtgggattcaggagtgaagcagctGTCCACTGGACTGGCGAGTCGACACTGCACACTGGAAATTCTCAG gCTGTCCGGCTGTCTGATCACAGAGAAAGGCTGTGATTATCTGGCTACAGCTTTGAGCTCCACATCCTCCCGTCTGATAGAGCTGGACCTGAGTTACAATCATCCAGGACACTCGGGGGTGAAGAAGCTGTCTGCTGTACGGGAGGATCCACGCTGGAGCATGAAAACTCTGAG GTGGGATCCCAGTGGAGTCCAGTGGTTGAAACCAGGTCTGAGGAAGT ATTCCTGTGAGCTCACCCTCGACGAAAACACAGTCAACAAAAACCTCAGAGTGTCTAATGACAAGAGGAAGGTGTCTAATGTGTTAGAGGCTGAGCCATATCTTGATCATCCAGAGAGATTTGACTACTGGCCTCAGCTGCTGTGTAGAGATGGTTTGACTGGTCGctgttactgggaggtggagtggagaggAGTGGTGGATGTATCAGTGACCTACAGAGGAATcagcaggagaggagacaaaCGTGAAGGCTTGTTTGGAGGGAGTGATCAGTCCTGGAGTCTGAGCTGCATTGATGGTGGTTATTTTGTctgtcacaacaacaaacaaacctcctcctcctcctcctcctcctcctcctcctcctcctcctcctcctcctcctcctcggtcTCTGGTAGAGTAGCAGTGTATGTGGACTGTCCTGCTGGCACTCTGTCCTTCTACAGAgtctcctctgacacactgaTCCACCTCCACACCTTCAACACCACATTCACCGAACGTCTTTATCCTGGGTTTGGGTTCAGGTCAGATTCTCCTCATTCCTCAGTGTCACTAAACCTGAGCCACAGTTTAAAATAA
- the LOC125894786 gene encoding NLR family CARD domain-containing protein 3-like isoform X20 — MDPYEEPEEGVPSAETILCGKLDSQTKAQGNHLRPPEPEPSLVSYKSDWSRDYILDFKQRNHQRPPEPEPSLVSCKSDWSRDYILDFKQRNHLRHEPPEPEPEPEPEPEPSLVSCKSDRSREIIHNFKPRMDEESFEVPSGQSAQQHQTSLDSVFTLLEENIVTYVKNELKMFQKVLSTDYSKRLESEREDEVLDGRSSREAFLKITLNFLRNMKQEKLADCLQSRSRSGICQRNLKSNLQKKFRCVFEGIAKAGNPTLLNQIYTELYITEGGTAEVNVEHEIRQIETASKKPVRPETTIRQQDIFKASPGRDEPIRTVMTKGVAGIGKTVLTQKFTLDWAEDKANQDIQFTFPFTFRELNVLKEKKYSLVELVHHFFTETKEAGICRFEEFQVVFILDGLDECRFPLDFSNTKILTDVTESTSVDVLLVNLIRGKLLPSARLWITTRPAAANQIPPDCVDMVTEVRGFTDPHKKEYFRKKFKNEEQASRIISHIETSRSLHIMCHIPVFCWITATVLEDVFKIRKRGELPKTLTEMYIHFLVVQSKLKNIKYDGGSETDPHWSQNSRMMFESLGKLAFEQLQKGNLIFYESDLTECGIDIRAASVYSGVFTQIFKEERGLYQERVFCFIHLSVQEFLAALHVHLTFINSGVNLMAKDLTTSWSKFSKDRRKCLHQSAVDKALQSPNGHLDLFLRFLLGLSLQTNQKHLRDLVTQSGSSLENSQDIIRYIKKKFEENISAEKYINLFHCLNELKDCSLVNEIQQFLESGSLRTDKLSPAQWSALVFILQSSEEDLDVFDLKKYSASEEALLRLLPVVKTSNKALMSGCDLSKKSCEDLSSVLSSQSSNLRHLDLSNNDLQDAGVELLSAGLGSPHCTLETLRLNSCNLLERSCEALSPVLRSQSSSLRELDLSNNDLWDSGVKQLSTGLASRHCTLEILRLSGCLITEKGCDYLATALSSTSSRLIELDLSYNHPGHSGVKKLSAVREDPRWSMKTLRWDPSGVQWLKPGLRKYSCELTLDENTVNKNLRVSNDKRKVSNVLEAEPYLDHPERFDYWPQLLCRDGLTGRCYWEVEWRGVVDVSVTYRGISRRGDKREGLFGGSDQSWSLSCIDGGYFVCHNNKQTSSSSSSSSSSSSSSSSSSSVSGRVAVYVDCPAGTLSFYRVSSDTLIHLHTFNTTFTERLYPGFGFRSDSPHSSVSLNLSHSLK; from the exons GAATCATTTGAGACATGAACctcctgaacctgaacctgaacctgaacctgaacc TGAACCCAGCTTAGTGTCCTGTAAGAGTGACCGGTCAAGGGAAATCATTCATAATTTTAAACCAAG AATGGACGAGGAGAGCTTCGAGGTTCCGAGTGGTCAGTCCGCCCAGCAGCACCAAACATCCCTGGACTCTGTATTCACG ctgctggaggagaacaTCGTCACATATGTGAAGAACGAGCTGAAGATGTTCCAGAAAGTTCTGAGTACAGATTACTCAAAACGCttagagagtgagagggaggatGAGGTGCTGGAcgggaggagcagcagagaggcattTCTGAAGATCACACTGAACTTCCTGAGGAACATGAAACAGGAGAAGCTGGCTGACTGTCTGCAGAGCA GAAGTCGTTCTGGAATATGCCAACGCAATCTCAAATCTAACCTGCAGAAGAAGTTccggtgtgtgtttgaggggatCGCTAAAGCAGGAAACCCAACGCTTCTCAATCAGATCTACACAgagctctacatcacagagggagGGACTGCAGAGGTCAATGTGGAACATGAGATCAGACAGATTGAAACAGCATCCAAGAAACCAGTTAGACCTGAAACAACAATCAGGCAACAAGACATCTTTAAAGCCTCACCTGGAAGAGATGAACCAATCAGAACAGTGATGACAAAGGGAGTGGCTGGCATTGGGAAAACAGTCTTAACACAGaagttcactctggactggGCTGAAGACAAAGCCAACCAGGACATACAGTTCACATTTCCATTCACCTTCAGAGAGCTGAAtgtgctgaaagagaaaaagtacAGCTTGGTGGAACTTGTGCATCACTTCTTCACTGAAACCAAAGAAGCAGGAATCTGCAGGTTTGAAGAGTTCCAGGTTGTGTTCATCCTTGACGGTCTGGATGAGTGTCGGTTTCCTCTGGACTTCAGCAACACTAAAATCCTGACTGATGTTACAGAGTCCACCTCAGTGGATGTGCTGCTGGTAAACCtcatcagggggaaactgctTCCCTCTGCTCGCCTCTGGATAACCACacgacctgcagcagccaatcagatccctcctgactgtgttgacatggtgacagaggtcagagggttCACTGACCCACACAAAAAGGAGTACTTCAGGAAGAAATTCAAAAATGAGGAACAGGCCAGCAGAATCATCTCACACATTGAGACATCCAGAAGCCTCCACATCATGTGCCAcatcccagtcttctgctggatcactgctacagttctggaggatgtttttaaaatcagaaagagaggagagctgcccaagaccctgactgaGATGTACATCCACTTCCTGGTGGTTCAGTCCAAACTGAAGAACATCAAGTATGATGGAGGATCTGAGACAGATCCACACTGGAGTCAAAACAGCAGGATGATGTTTGAGTCTCTGGGAAAATTGGCTTTTGAGCAGCTGCAGAAAGGCAACCTGATCTTCTATGAATCAGACCTGACAGAGTGTGGCATCGATATCAGAGCAGCCTCGGTGTACTCAGgagtgttcacacagatctttaaagaggagagaggactgtaccagGAAAGGGTGTTCTGCTTCATCCATCTGAGCgttcaggagtttctggctgCTCTTCATGTCCATCTGACCTTCATCAACTCTGGAGTCAATCTGATGGCCAAAGATCTAACAACCTCATGGTCGAAATTCAGTAAAGATAGAAGGAAGTGTCTCCACCAGAGTGCTGTGGACAAGGCCTTACAGAGTCCAAATGGACACCTCGACTTGTTCCTTCGCTTCCTCCTGGGTCTTTCACTGCAGACCAATCAGAAGCACCTACGAGACCTTGTGACACAGTCAGGAAGTAGCTTGGAGAACAGTCAGGATATAATCCGGTACATCAAGAAGAAGTTCGAGGAAAATATCTCTGCAGAGAAATACATCAATCTGTTCCACTGTCTGAATGAACTGAAGGattgttctctggtgaatgagATCCAGCAGTTCCTGGAATCAGGAAGTCTCCGCACAGATAAACTGTCTCCTGCTCAGTGGTCAGCTCTGGTCTTCATCTTACAGTCATCAGAAGAAGATCTGGACGTGTTTGACCTGAAGAAATACTCAGCTTCAGAGGAAGCTcttctgaggctgctgccagTTGTGAAAACCTCCAACAAAGCTCT AATGAGTGGCTGTGACCTCTCAAAGAAAAGCTGTGAAGATCTGTCCTCAGTCCTCAGCTCTCAGTCCTCTAATCTGAGACACCTGGACCTGAGTAACAACGACCTGCAGGATGCAGGAGTGGAGCTGCTATCTGCTGGACTGGGGAGTCCACACTGTACACTTGAAACTCTCAG GCTGAATAGCTGTAACCTCTTGGAGAGAAGCTGTGAAGCTCTGTCCCCAGTTCTCCGCTCTCAGTCCTCCAGTCTGAGAGAGTTGGACCTGAGTAACAACGACCTGtgggattcaggagtgaagcagctGTCCACTGGACTGGCGAGTCGACACTGCACACTGGAAATTCTCAG gCTGTCCGGCTGTCTGATCACAGAGAAAGGCTGTGATTATCTGGCTACAGCTTTGAGCTCCACATCCTCCCGTCTGATAGAGCTGGACCTGAGTTACAATCATCCAGGACACTCGGGGGTGAAGAAGCTGTCTGCTGTACGGGAGGATCCACGCTGGAGCATGAAAACTCTGAG GTGGGATCCCAGTGGAGTCCAGTGGTTGAAACCAGGTCTGAGGAAGT ATTCCTGTGAGCTCACCCTCGACGAAAACACAGTCAACAAAAACCTCAGAGTGTCTAATGACAAGAGGAAGGTGTCTAATGTGTTAGAGGCTGAGCCATATCTTGATCATCCAGAGAGATTTGACTACTGGCCTCAGCTGCTGTGTAGAGATGGTTTGACTGGTCGctgttactgggaggtggagtggagaggAGTGGTGGATGTATCAGTGACCTACAGAGGAATcagcaggagaggagacaaaCGTGAAGGCTTGTTTGGAGGGAGTGATCAGTCCTGGAGTCTGAGCTGCATTGATGGTGGTTATTTTGTctgtcacaacaacaaacaaacctcctcctcctcctcctcctcctcctcctcctcctcctcctcctcctcctcctcctcggtcTCTGGTAGAGTAGCAGTGTATGTGGACTGTCCTGCTGGCACTCTGTCCTTCTACAGAgtctcctctgacacactgaTCCACCTCCACACCTTCAACACCACATTCACCGAACGTCTTTATCCTGGGTTTGGGTTCAGGTCAGATTCTCCTCATTCCTCAGTGTCACTAAACCTGAGCCACAGTTTAAAATAA
- the LOC125894786 gene encoding NLR family CARD domain-containing protein 3-like isoform X7 codes for MDPYEEPEEGVPSAETILCGKLDSQTKAQGNHLRPPEPEPSLVSYKSDWSRDYILDFKQRNHQRPPEPEPSLVSCKSDWSRDYILDFKQRNHLRHEPPEPEPEPEPSLVSCKSDRSREIIHNFKPRNHQRPPEPEPSLVSYKSDWSRDYILDFKQRNHLRHEPPEPEPEPEPEPEPSLVSCKSDRSREIIHNFKPRMDEESFEVPSGQSAQQHQTSLDSVFTLLEENIVTYVKNELKMFQKVLSTDYSKRLESEREDEVLDGRSSREAFLKITLNFLRNMKQEKLADCLQSRSRSGICQRNLKSNLQKKFRCVFEGIAKAGNPTLLNQIYTELYITEGGTAEVNVEHEIRQIETASKKPVRPETTIRQQDIFKASPGRDEPIRTVMTKGVAGIGKTVLTQKFTLDWAEDKANQDIQFTFPFTFRELNVLKEKKYSLVELVHHFFTETKEAGICRFEEFQVVFILDGLDECRFPLDFSNTKILTDVTESTSVDVLLVNLIRGKLLPSARLWITTRPAAANQIPPDCVDMVTEVRGFTDPHKKEYFRKKFKNEEQASRIISHIETSRSLHIMCHIPVFCWITATVLEDVFKIRKRGELPKTLTEMYIHFLVVQSKLKNIKYDGGSETDPHWSQNSRMMFESLGKLAFEQLQKGNLIFYESDLTECGIDIRAASVYSGVFTQIFKEERGLYQERVFCFIHLSVQEFLAALHVHLTFINSGVNLMAKDLTTSWSKFSKDRRKCLHQSAVDKALQSPNGHLDLFLRFLLGLSLQTNQKHLRDLVTQSGSSLENSQDIIRYIKKKFEENISAEKYINLFHCLNELKDCSLVNEIQQFLESGSLRTDKLSPAQWSALVFILQSSEEDLDVFDLKKYSASEEALLRLLPVVKTSNKALMSGCDLSKKSCEDLSSVLSSQSSNLRHLDLSNNDLQDAGVELLSAGLGSPHCTLETLRLNSCNLLERSCEALSPVLRSQSSSLRELDLSNNDLWDSGVKQLSTGLASRHCTLEILRLSGCLITEKGCDYLATALSSTSSRLIELDLSYNHPGHSGVKKLSAVREDPRWSMKTLRWDPSGVQWLKPGLRKYSCELTLDENTVNKNLRVSNDKRKVSNVLEAEPYLDHPERFDYWPQLLCRDGLTGRCYWEVEWRGVVDVSVTYRGISRRGDKREGLFGGSDQSWSLSCIDGGYFVCHNNKQTSSSSSSSSSSSSSSSSSSSVSGRVAVYVDCPAGTLSFYRVSSDTLIHLHTFNTTFTERLYPGFGFRSDSPHSSVSLNLSHSLK; via the exons GAATCATTTGAGACATGAACctcctgaacctgaacctgaacctgaacccaGCTTAGTGTCCTGTAAGAGTGACCGGTCAAGGGAAATCATCCATAATTTTAAACCAAG gaaCCATCAGAGACCTCCTGAACCTGAACCCAGCTTAGTGTCCTATAAGAGTGACTGGTCAAGGGATTACATTCTTGATTTTAAACAAAG GAATCATTTGAGACATGAACctcctgaacctgaacctgaacctgaacctgaacc TGAACCCAGCTTAGTGTCCTGTAAGAGTGACCGGTCAAGGGAAATCATTCATAATTTTAAACCAAG AATGGACGAGGAGAGCTTCGAGGTTCCGAGTGGTCAGTCCGCCCAGCAGCACCAAACATCCCTGGACTCTGTATTCACG ctgctggaggagaacaTCGTCACATATGTGAAGAACGAGCTGAAGATGTTCCAGAAAGTTCTGAGTACAGATTACTCAAAACGCttagagagtgagagggaggatGAGGTGCTGGAcgggaggagcagcagagaggcattTCTGAAGATCACACTGAACTTCCTGAGGAACATGAAACAGGAGAAGCTGGCTGACTGTCTGCAGAGCA GAAGTCGTTCTGGAATATGCCAACGCAATCTCAAATCTAACCTGCAGAAGAAGTTccggtgtgtgtttgaggggatCGCTAAAGCAGGAAACCCAACGCTTCTCAATCAGATCTACACAgagctctacatcacagagggagGGACTGCAGAGGTCAATGTGGAACATGAGATCAGACAGATTGAAACAGCATCCAAGAAACCAGTTAGACCTGAAACAACAATCAGGCAACAAGACATCTTTAAAGCCTCACCTGGAAGAGATGAACCAATCAGAACAGTGATGACAAAGGGAGTGGCTGGCATTGGGAAAACAGTCTTAACACAGaagttcactctggactggGCTGAAGACAAAGCCAACCAGGACATACAGTTCACATTTCCATTCACCTTCAGAGAGCTGAAtgtgctgaaagagaaaaagtacAGCTTGGTGGAACTTGTGCATCACTTCTTCACTGAAACCAAAGAAGCAGGAATCTGCAGGTTTGAAGAGTTCCAGGTTGTGTTCATCCTTGACGGTCTGGATGAGTGTCGGTTTCCTCTGGACTTCAGCAACACTAAAATCCTGACTGATGTTACAGAGTCCACCTCAGTGGATGTGCTGCTGGTAAACCtcatcagggggaaactgctTCCCTCTGCTCGCCTCTGGATAACCACacgacctgcagcagccaatcagatccctcctgactgtgttgacatggtgacagaggtcagagggttCACTGACCCACACAAAAAGGAGTACTTCAGGAAGAAATTCAAAAATGAGGAACAGGCCAGCAGAATCATCTCACACATTGAGACATCCAGAAGCCTCCACATCATGTGCCAcatcccagtcttctgctggatcactgctacagttctggaggatgtttttaaaatcagaaagagaggagagctgcccaagaccctgactgaGATGTACATCCACTTCCTGGTGGTTCAGTCCAAACTGAAGAACATCAAGTATGATGGAGGATCTGAGACAGATCCACACTGGAGTCAAAACAGCAGGATGATGTTTGAGTCTCTGGGAAAATTGGCTTTTGAGCAGCTGCAGAAAGGCAACCTGATCTTCTATGAATCAGACCTGACAGAGTGTGGCATCGATATCAGAGCAGCCTCGGTGTACTCAGgagtgttcacacagatctttaaagaggagagaggactgtaccagGAAAGGGTGTTCTGCTTCATCCATCTGAGCgttcaggagtttctggctgCTCTTCATGTCCATCTGACCTTCATCAACTCTGGAGTCAATCTGATGGCCAAAGATCTAACAACCTCATGGTCGAAATTCAGTAAAGATAGAAGGAAGTGTCTCCACCAGAGTGCTGTGGACAAGGCCTTACAGAGTCCAAATGGACACCTCGACTTGTTCCTTCGCTTCCTCCTGGGTCTTTCACTGCAGACCAATCAGAAGCACCTACGAGACCTTGTGACACAGTCAGGAAGTAGCTTGGAGAACAGTCAGGATATAATCCGGTACATCAAGAAGAAGTTCGAGGAAAATATCTCTGCAGAGAAATACATCAATCTGTTCCACTGTCTGAATGAACTGAAGGattgttctctggtgaatgagATCCAGCAGTTCCTGGAATCAGGAAGTCTCCGCACAGATAAACTGTCTCCTGCTCAGTGGTCAGCTCTGGTCTTCATCTTACAGTCATCAGAAGAAGATCTGGACGTGTTTGACCTGAAGAAATACTCAGCTTCAGAGGAAGCTcttctgaggctgctgccagTTGTGAAAACCTCCAACAAAGCTCT AATGAGTGGCTGTGACCTCTCAAAGAAAAGCTGTGAAGATCTGTCCTCAGTCCTCAGCTCTCAGTCCTCTAATCTGAGACACCTGGACCTGAGTAACAACGACCTGCAGGATGCAGGAGTGGAGCTGCTATCTGCTGGACTGGGGAGTCCACACTGTACACTTGAAACTCTCAG GCTGAATAGCTGTAACCTCTTGGAGAGAAGCTGTGAAGCTCTGTCCCCAGTTCTCCGCTCTCAGTCCTCCAGTCTGAGAGAGTTGGACCTGAGTAACAACGACCTGtgggattcaggagtgaagcagctGTCCACTGGACTGGCGAGTCGACACTGCACACTGGAAATTCTCAG gCTGTCCGGCTGTCTGATCACAGAGAAAGGCTGTGATTATCTGGCTACAGCTTTGAGCTCCACATCCTCCCGTCTGATAGAGCTGGACCTGAGTTACAATCATCCAGGACACTCGGGGGTGAAGAAGCTGTCTGCTGTACGGGAGGATCCACGCTGGAGCATGAAAACTCTGAG GTGGGATCCCAGTGGAGTCCAGTGGTTGAAACCAGGTCTGAGGAAGT ATTCCTGTGAGCTCACCCTCGACGAAAACACAGTCAACAAAAACCTCAGAGTGTCTAATGACAAGAGGAAGGTGTCTAATGTGTTAGAGGCTGAGCCATATCTTGATCATCCAGAGAGATTTGACTACTGGCCTCAGCTGCTGTGTAGAGATGGTTTGACTGGTCGctgttactgggaggtggagtggagaggAGTGGTGGATGTATCAGTGACCTACAGAGGAATcagcaggagaggagacaaaCGTGAAGGCTTGTTTGGAGGGAGTGATCAGTCCTGGAGTCTGAGCTGCATTGATGGTGGTTATTTTGTctgtcacaacaacaaacaaacctcctcctcctcctcctcctcctcctcctcctcctcctcctcctcctcctcctcctcggtcTCTGGTAGAGTAGCAGTGTATGTGGACTGTCCTGCTGGCACTCTGTCCTTCTACAGAgtctcctctgacacactgaTCCACCTCCACACCTTCAACACCACATTCACCGAACGTCTTTATCCTGGGTTTGGGTTCAGGTCAGATTCTCCTCATTCCTCAGTGTCACTAAACCTGAGCCACAGTTTAAAATAA